From one uncultured Bacteroides sp. genomic stretch:
- a CDS encoding response regulator, translated as MKKKIVLIDDKASIGKVISIYLSVEYDFIYFENPIKAIAWLQKGEFPDLIISDIRMPEMRGDEFLSYMKKNELFKSIPIIMLSSEESTTERIRLLEEGAADYILKPFNPLELKVRIKKIIE; from the coding sequence ATGAAAAAAAAAATTGTACTTATTGATGATAAAGCATCCATAGGAAAAGTAATCTCCATTTATCTCAGTGTAGAGTATGACTTTATTTATTTTGAGAATCCTATAAAAGCTATCGCATGGCTTCAAAAGGGGGAATTTCCTGATCTGATAATTTCAGACATTCGCATGCCCGAAATGAGAGGTGATGAATTTCTGAGCTATATGAAGAAAAATGAGCTATTCAAATCTATCCCCATCATCATGTTATCCAGCGAAGAAAGTACCACTGAAAGAATTCGGTTATTAGAAGAAGGAGCAGCCGACTATATACTTAAACCATTCAACCCTCTCGAATTAAAAGTCCGCATAAAAAAAATTATAGAATAA
- a CDS encoding LruC domain-containing protein, which translates to MKITPKQIITIALLALTTAFSSCVDSEKDLYDPTVTTENPLGDLSAPNGFDFSTTSTINVNVDVNDEFDGQYYYTVKIFDNNPLATDTIVNALSTGTAKKGEPFYTEVTVPAGYKYIYIQQTDPRGRSVIKSYPVSESISCDFSTAITTKASVATRSISTRATVTMPDYTTIPTNATEISSANSSTALQANSNYKITGNYNGTVTHWGTTGGTKLYISGTWNIPSDFQAETGLEIIVMAGGKIETTHTLTFIGSSFLTIMPNGIVSSNALTLSNASGEFKNWGTANITNTFTASAGALFYTKGTITAKDASFQSSSPIQNEGTITLSGTLIMPSTSTLNNSGELSAADMNTQSNAVITNDGKMTFDKISAWNNATVNNNCYIESKSTANISGSIINLNKGYIKAQNLTIQGTTVNFSNGSMIEATNALDHTSNPDTYNGGTTGWSLLKAPTMTGQGFSYNGNLMVEVDNHPALNPWWANYYLNSPAQMAAYGKSNVIIEVCTGTANPGNPGTDPQDPTFPISVEDNTNYTYVFEDQWPLYGDYDMNDLVLKLNKKNIYLNQDNTVKEVKLEIELAAAGATKVLAAGLQLDNVSVSDITQAVGYDTKPTSLFDFTSMNIEAGQSKAVIPLFADAHKLLGSSTYTFVNTVEGSANNVKKTPSINIDIKFGNTNLTAADFVNSKLNFFIITDQRSDSRKEIHIAGYKPTDKANTQYFGNNNDNSSASANRYYISKDNLAWGIIVPSNFKYPKEYKKISDVYSKFSNWLKTGGTQDKDWYNTYDSNEIYQ; encoded by the coding sequence ATGAAAATTACCCCGAAGCAGATTATAACTATCGCACTATTAGCACTAACTACCGCGTTTAGTAGTTGCGTAGATTCTGAAAAAGATCTCTATGATCCAACTGTTACAACAGAGAACCCGCTGGGAGATCTGTCTGCTCCTAATGGATTTGACTTTTCCACTACATCAACCATAAATGTGAATGTGGACGTTAATGATGAATTTGACGGACAATACTATTACACTGTGAAAATATTCGATAACAACCCCTTAGCTACTGATACTATAGTTAATGCATTATCTACAGGAACGGCTAAAAAGGGAGAACCTTTCTATACAGAAGTAACAGTACCTGCCGGATATAAATATATATATATTCAGCAAACAGATCCAAGAGGCAGGAGTGTTATTAAATCATATCCGGTTTCAGAATCTATATCATGTGATTTCAGTACGGCAATTACAACAAAAGCAAGTGTAGCCACTCGGTCTATTTCGACCCGGGCTACTGTAACTATGCCAGATTATACCACTATCCCCACAAATGCTACTGAAATCAGCAGTGCTAATTCAAGCACCGCACTGCAAGCCAATAGCAACTATAAAATCACGGGGAATTACAATGGTACAGTCACTCATTGGGGAACTACCGGAGGCACAAAATTATACATATCAGGTACATGGAATATTCCTTCCGATTTTCAGGCAGAAACAGGCCTGGAAATTATAGTCATGGCTGGAGGAAAAATAGAGACAACGCATACATTAACGTTCATAGGCAGTTCATTCTTGACTATCATGCCTAACGGAATAGTAAGTTCAAATGCTCTCACACTATCCAATGCAAGTGGTGAATTTAAAAACTGGGGAACAGCTAATATAACAAATACCTTTACTGCTAGTGCCGGAGCCTTATTCTATACAAAAGGCACAATCACAGCTAAGGATGCATCTTTTCAGAGTTCTTCTCCAATACAAAACGAAGGAACAATTACACTCAGTGGTACACTAATAATGCCATCAACTTCTACTCTAAACAATAGCGGAGAATTATCTGCTGCAGACATGAACACCCAAAGCAATGCAGTCATTACAAATGATGGTAAAATGACCTTTGATAAAATATCAGCTTGGAACAACGCTACCGTAAATAACAACTGCTATATTGAGAGCAAGTCAACTGCAAACATTAGCGGCTCTATAATTAATTTAAATAAAGGATATATCAAAGCACAAAATTTAACAATTCAGGGAACAACTGTAAATTTCAGTAATGGCTCTATGATAGAGGCGACCAACGCCTTAGATCATACATCTAACCCTGATACTTATAATGGAGGCACCACCGGTTGGTCTTTATTGAAAGCTCCAACAATGACGGGGCAAGGATTTTCATATAATGGTAACCTAATGGTTGAAGTAGATAATCACCCTGCATTAAATCCATGGTGGGCCAACTATTACCTTAATAGTCCCGCTCAAATGGCCGCATACGGTAAATCAAATGTTATCATTGAAGTTTGCACAGGAACAGCTAACCCCGGGAATCCTGGAACAGACCCGCAAGACCCTACATTCCCAATTAGCGTAGAAGATAATACAAATTATACATATGTATTTGAAGATCAATGGCCTCTATACGGAGACTACGATATGAATGATCTCGTTTTAAAGCTAAATAAAAAGAACATTTATTTGAACCAAGATAATACAGTAAAAGAAGTAAAACTAGAAATAGAACTGGCTGCAGCAGGAGCAACAAAGGTATTAGCTGCTGGTTTACAACTAGATAATGTTTCAGTTTCTGATATTACCCAAGCAGTGGGCTATGATACTAAACCTACTTCTTTGTTCGATTTTACATCTATGAATATAGAAGCAGGTCAATCGAAAGCTGTGATTCCATTATTTGCTGATGCCCATAAACTATTGGGTAGCTCTACTTACACTTTCGTAAATACAGTAGAGGGTAGCGCAAATAACGTCAAAAAAACGCCAAGTATCAATATTGATATAAAGTTTGGAAATACAAATCTTACTGCTGCTGATTTCGTAAATAGTAAATTGAATTTCTTCATCATCACTGATCAAAGAAGCGATAGTCGGAAAGAAATTCATATAGCGGGTTATAAGCCTACAGATAAAGCTAACACACAATATTTTGGAAATAACAATGACAACTCGTCAGCTTCTGCCAATAGGTATTATATCAGCAAGGACAACCTAGCGTGGGGCATTATTGTACCGAGTAATTTTAAATATCCAAAAGAATATAAAAAGATTTCTGACGTATACAGTAAATTTTCAAATTGGCTAAAGACAGGAGGTACGCAGGATAAAGATTGGTATAATACCTATGATTCAAATGAAATTTATCAATAA
- a CDS encoding asparaginase: MITDYPSVLLIYTGGTIGMIENQETGALENFNFDHLLKHVPELKRFNYRIASYQFDPPIDSSDMEPTFWAKLVKIINYNYDYFDGFVILHGTDTMAYTASALSFMLENLNKPVILTGSQLPIGTLRTDGKENLITAIEIAAAKNPDSTPIVPEVCIFFENHLMRGNRTTKINAENFNAFRSFNHPALARVGIHIKYEPNLILKRDSSLPLKPHYLFDTNVVILTLFPGIQESIVSSLLHVPGLKAVVLKTFGSGNAPQKEWFIRELKEANDRGIIIVNITQCTSGSVEMERYETGIQLLQAGVISGYDSTSESAVTKLMFLLGHELSNQEIRYKMNSSLVGEITKIKR; encoded by the coding sequence ATGATTACTGATTACCCTTCCGTTTTGTTAATCTATACCGGTGGAACAATCGGAATGATAGAGAATCAAGAGACGGGCGCTCTTGAGAATTTTAACTTCGACCACCTATTAAAACATGTACCTGAACTAAAAAGATTTAATTATCGCATAGCCTCTTATCAATTCGATCCTCCTATTGATTCTTCAGATATGGAACCCACATTCTGGGCGAAATTAGTGAAAATCATTAATTACAATTATGACTATTTTGACGGCTTTGTGATTTTGCATGGAACAGACACTATGGCTTATACGGCCTCTGCTCTCAGTTTTATGTTAGAAAATCTAAATAAACCGGTTATACTCACCGGGTCACAGCTGCCAATAGGAACTCTCCGCACCGACGGAAAAGAAAATTTAATAACTGCTATTGAAATAGCAGCAGCAAAGAATCCTGACAGTACTCCTATTGTCCCTGAAGTCTGCATCTTCTTTGAAAACCATTTGATGCGAGGCAATCGCACAACAAAGATTAATGCCGAAAATTTCAACGCTTTTCGTTCTTTCAACCATCCCGCTTTAGCCCGTGTAGGCATCCACATTAAATATGAACCCAATTTAATTCTAAAGCGAGATTCTTCCCTTCCATTAAAGCCGCATTACCTTTTTGACACCAATGTAGTTATTTTAACCCTTTTCCCGGGTATTCAGGAAAGCATTGTCTCTTCTTTATTACATGTACCAGGCCTCAAAGCTGTTGTTCTCAAAACATTTGGGTCCGGTAATGCTCCACAAAAAGAATGGTTTATCCGTGAGTTGAAAGAAGCTAATGACAGAGGGATAATCATTGTGAACATTACCCAATGCACCTCCGGATCTGTAGAGATGGAGCGATATGAAACCGGCATTCAACTACTCCAAGCAGGCGTAATAAGCGGATATGACAGTACTTCCGAATCGGCAGTAACCAAACTGATGTTCTTGTTAGGTCACGAATTAAGCAATCAGGAAATCAGGTATAAAATGAATTCTTCTCTTGTTGGTGAAATAACCAAAATAAAACGTTAG
- the trpA gene encoding tryptophan synthase subunit alpha, with protein sequence MNRINQLFNGNKKDLLSIYFCAGHPTLNGTVDVVRALEASGVSMVEIGIPFSDPMADGVVIQNAATQALQNGMSLKLLFEQLRNIRRNVKIPLILMGYLNPIMQFGFERFCRQCVECGIDGMIIPDLPFKDYQERYRLIAERYNLRIIMLITSETSEERIREIDAHTEGFIYMVSSASITGAQQDFDAQKRAYFKKIEDMKLRNPRMIGFGISNKATFKSACEYATGAIIGSRFVTLLDEEKDPEKAIEKLIQGLKE encoded by the coding sequence ATGAACAGAATTAATCAATTATTCAACGGAAATAAAAAAGATCTTTTATCAATCTACTTTTGTGCGGGTCACCCTACGCTCAATGGAACCGTCGATGTAGTACGTGCATTAGAAGCCAGTGGAGTTAGTATGGTAGAAATTGGCATACCCTTTAGCGACCCGATGGCTGATGGTGTTGTAATTCAAAATGCAGCTACGCAAGCTCTACAAAACGGAATGTCACTCAAATTACTTTTTGAACAATTACGAAATATCCGTCGTAATGTAAAAATTCCATTGATATTGATGGGGTATCTAAATCCTATCATGCAGTTCGGTTTCGAACGCTTTTGCCGGCAATGTGTAGAGTGTGGCATTGATGGCATGATAATTCCTGACCTGCCTTTTAAAGATTACCAAGAACGCTATCGCCTTATAGCAGAACGGTATAACCTACGCATCATTATGCTTATCACATCCGAAACAAGTGAAGAGCGAATACGTGAAATTGATGCGCACACAGAAGGATTTATTTATATGGTTTCTTCAGCATCAATCACAGGTGCCCAACAAGATTTTGATGCTCAAAAGCGCGCATACTTCAAAAAGATTGAAGATATGAAATTGCGTAACCCACGCATGATAGGTTTTGGTATCAGCAATAAGGCCACTTTTAAATCAGCATGCGAATATGCAACCGGCGCTATTATCGGCAGCCGTTTTGTGACTCTGTTAGATGAAGAAAAAGATCCGGAAAAAGCCATAGAGAAACTAATTCAAGGGCTTAAAGAATAA
- a CDS encoding phosphoribosylanthranilate isomerase yields MMNGKLIKVCGMREAKNIQEVEQLGVDIIGFIFYYKSPRYMFEIPAYLPTRAKRAGVFVNESKEMVNIIADRFGLDYIQLHGDESPGYCQSLKNEGLRLIKAFSIDKEKDLHATKSYEGICDYFLFDTKCQQHGGSGNQFDWSLLDQYTGQTPFLLSGGINSYSAKALKEFSHPKLAGFDLNSRFEFSPAKKDVKRLQTFLQQI; encoded by the coding sequence ATGATGAACGGTAAATTGATAAAAGTATGTGGCATGCGCGAGGCCAAAAACATTCAAGAAGTAGAGCAATTGGGAGTAGACATTATAGGCTTTATTTTCTACTACAAATCTCCTCGCTATATGTTTGAAATACCTGCATACCTCCCAACACGTGCAAAGCGAGCAGGCGTTTTTGTCAATGAAAGCAAAGAAATGGTTAACATCATAGCCGACCGCTTTGGACTAGACTACATTCAATTGCACGGAGATGAATCACCCGGATACTGCCAATCATTAAAAAATGAGGGATTACGACTCATTAAAGCTTTTTCTATAGACAAGGAAAAAGATTTGCACGCTACAAAATCTTACGAAGGCATCTGCGATTATTTTCTGTTTGATACTAAATGCCAACAACACGGTGGATCAGGCAATCAATTTGACTGGAGTCTTTTAGATCAATATACAGGACAAACTCCTTTTTTGCTAAGTGGCGGCATTAATTCATACAGTGCTAAAGCTCTAAAAGAGTTCTCCCATCCAAAACTTGCAGGCTTTGATCTTAATAGCCGTTTTGAATTCTCTCCGGCTAAAAAAGATGTTAAGAGATTGCAAACCTTTCTACAACAAATTTAA
- the trpC gene encoding indole-3-glycerol phosphate synthase TrpC — MKDILSEIIANKRFEIDLQKQTISSEQLQEGINESDHQFSLRQALINSPSGIITEFKRRSPSKGWIKENASITDIIPAYKDAGAAAISILTDEKFFGGSLKDIKVARPLVNIPILRKDFIIDEYQLYQAKIVGADAILLIAAALEIEKYHALVEKAHELGLEVLLEIHNTEELSYLRTNIDVVGINNRNLGTFFTDVDNSFRLAEQLPPEAVLVSESGISNYETVIRLRKAGFKGFLIGENFMKTKDPGKSLSIFIEQLNL; from the coding sequence ATGAAAGATATTTTATCTGAAATCATCGCCAATAAGCGCTTTGAAATAGACTTGCAAAAACAAACTATTTCTTCCGAGCAGCTACAAGAAGGGATTAATGAATCCGACCATCAATTTTCTCTACGCCAAGCTTTGATTAACTCACCTTCAGGGATAATAACTGAATTCAAACGCCGTTCGCCATCAAAAGGCTGGATAAAAGAAAATGCTTCAATAACAGATATAATTCCAGCCTATAAAGATGCCGGAGCAGCAGCTATCTCTATCCTTACCGATGAAAAATTCTTTGGAGGAAGCCTGAAAGATATAAAAGTAGCACGCCCATTAGTGAACATTCCTATACTACGTAAGGATTTTATTATCGATGAATACCAACTATACCAAGCCAAAATTGTAGGGGCCGATGCAATATTGCTTATCGCTGCAGCACTAGAAATAGAAAAATACCATGCTTTAGTTGAAAAAGCACACGAATTAGGTTTAGAAGTATTGCTGGAAATTCATAATACCGAAGAATTATCGTACCTTCGCACAAATATAGATGTGGTAGGAATCAACAACAGAAATCTCGGAACATTCTTCACGGACGTAGACAACTCTTTCCGTTTAGCAGAACAATTACCCCCGGAAGCTGTTTTGGTTTCAGAAAGTGGCATATCTAATTATGAAACCGTAATCAGACTTCGAAAAGCTGGATTTAAGGGATTTCTAATAGGTGAAAACTTTATGAAAACAAAAGATCCCGGAAAATCGTTAAGCATTTTCATCGAACAACTTAATCTGTAA
- the trpD gene encoding anthranilate phosphoribosyltransferase: MKNILYKLFEHQYLGREEAREILQNIVQAKYSEAQVASLITVFLMRNISVEELCGFRDALLEMRIPVNLDEFSPIDIVGTGGDGKNTFNISTASCFTVAGAGFPVVKHGNYGATSVSGASNVMEQHGIKFTTENDKLRRSLEMCNIAYLHAPLFNPAMKAVAPVRKALAVRTFFNILGPLVNPVLPKYQLLGVYNLSLLRLYNYIFQESSANYAIVHSLDGYDEISLTAEFKIATNANEKIYTPESLGFPRYNESELYGGDKPEDAARIFDNVMNNIATEAQKNVVIINAAFAINIIQSEKSIYECIDIARESLESGKALLTLKKFIDLNS, from the coding sequence ATGAAAAATATTCTATATAAGCTCTTTGAGCACCAATATCTGGGCCGCGAAGAAGCTCGTGAAATACTTCAAAACATAGTACAAGCGAAATATAGCGAGGCACAAGTAGCGTCGCTTATTACTGTTTTTCTAATGCGCAACATCTCTGTAGAAGAACTGTGCGGTTTTAGGGATGCACTTCTCGAGATGCGCATTCCAGTCAATCTAGACGAATTTTCGCCAATAGACATTGTAGGAACCGGAGGCGACGGCAAAAACACATTTAATATCTCAACTGCTTCTTGCTTCACTGTTGCAGGAGCCGGCTTCCCTGTAGTAAAACACGGCAATTACGGTGCCACATCAGTTAGTGGTGCCAGCAATGTTATGGAACAACATGGCATTAAATTTACAACAGAAAATGACAAGTTACGTCGCAGTTTAGAGATGTGCAACATTGCCTATTTACACGCCCCTCTCTTCAATCCGGCCATGAAAGCGGTAGCCCCTGTTCGCAAGGCACTTGCTGTACGAACATTCTTCAACATATTGGGGCCTCTGGTAAATCCTGTTTTACCTAAATATCAACTATTAGGGGTGTATAATCTATCCTTACTACGCCTATACAATTATATATTTCAAGAAAGTTCTGCTAATTATGCAATAGTCCACAGTTTGGACGGATATGATGAAATCTCTCTTACCGCCGAATTTAAGATCGCAACCAACGCCAACGAGAAAATTTATACGCCGGAATCTCTCGGCTTCCCTCGCTACAATGAAAGCGAGTTATACGGAGGAGATAAACCTGAAGATGCTGCCAGAATCTTTGATAATGTAATGAATAATATAGCCACAGAAGCACAAAAGAATGTAGTTATAATTAATGCGGCATTTGCCATAAATATTATCCAATCCGAAAAATCGATATACGAATGTATCGATATAGCCAGAGAATCATTAGAAAGTGGAAAAGCGCTACTTACATTGAAAAAATTTATTGATTTAAATAGTTGA
- a CDS encoding aminodeoxychorismate/anthranilate synthase component II, which yields MKILILDNYDSFTYNLLHLVKELGATDVEVIRNDQIALEDVNYFDKIILSPGPGIPREAGLLLPIIKQYAPKKSILGVCLGHQAIGEAFGATLENLKEVHHGIQTPIQISKEDQLFKGLNEEILVGRYHSWIVSRNNFPDCLQITAESNEGEIMALHHKQYNIYGIQFHPESVLTPQGKIIIANFLNL from the coding sequence ATGAAAATATTAATATTGGATAATTACGACTCCTTCACCTACAATCTTCTTCATTTAGTGAAAGAGCTGGGTGCGACCGATGTTGAAGTCATTCGTAACGATCAGATAGCACTTGAAGATGTTAACTACTTTGATAAAATCATCCTTTCTCCGGGGCCGGGCATTCCAAGAGAAGCCGGACTGCTTCTTCCTATTATTAAGCAATATGCACCTAAAAAAAGTATTTTAGGCGTCTGTTTGGGACATCAAGCCATTGGAGAAGCCTTTGGAGCTACACTTGAAAATTTAAAAGAAGTACATCATGGAATACAAACGCCTATACAAATATCAAAAGAAGATCAACTATTCAAAGGCCTTAATGAAGAAATCCTTGTAGGACGCTACCATTCTTGGATCGTTAGTCGAAATAATTTCCCCGATTGCTTACAAATTACGGCAGAAAGTAACGAAGGCGAAATAATGGCACTACATCATAAACAATATAACATTTACGGCATACAATTCCATCCTGAATCAGTGCTAACGCCACAAGGTAAAATTATTATCGCAAACTTCTTAAATTTATAA
- a CDS encoding anthranilate synthase component I family protein, protein MKQFLYQTNSKQVLGDLHTPVSIYLKVRDMYPQSALMESSDFHASENSQSFIALCPLASIGINSGIVTMTYPDNTREEKPLSKELSIETELNKFISQFKVNGANSNVCGLYGYTTFNAVKYFEHIPVKESHDERNDAPDMLYILYKYIIIFNHFKNELTLVEMINENEESGLSQLETVIENRNYASYNFSVTGPATSTISDEEHKANVRKGIAHCLRGDVFQIVLSRRFIQPYVGDDFKVYRALRSINPSPYLFYFDFGGYRIFGSSPETHCKIEERKAYIDPIAGTTRRTGDALKDKELTDALLADPKENAEHVMLVDLARNDLSRNCHDVRVVFYKEPQYYSHVIHLVSRVSGILNKEANTIKSFIDTFPAGTLSGAPKVRAMQLISEIEPHNRGAYGGCIGFIGLNGDLNQAITIRTFVSRNNELWFQAGGGIVAHSQDEYELQEVNNKLGALKRAIDLAINLKN, encoded by the coding sequence ATGAAACAATTCTTATACCAAACAAATAGCAAACAAGTCCTTGGCGACTTGCACACTCCCGTAAGCATTTACCTGAAAGTAAGAGATATGTACCCTCAATCAGCGCTGATGGAAAGCTCTGATTTCCATGCCAGCGAAAACAGCCAATCATTCATCGCTCTTTGTCCGCTGGCCAGTATCGGAATAAATAGTGGCATAGTTACCATGACTTACCCGGATAATACGCGGGAAGAAAAGCCGCTAAGCAAGGAACTCTCGATAGAAACCGAACTTAATAAATTCATAAGCCAGTTTAAAGTAAACGGTGCAAACAGTAACGTTTGCGGACTTTACGGATATACCACGTTCAATGCCGTAAAATACTTTGAGCATATACCTGTAAAAGAAAGTCACGATGAGCGGAATGACGCACCTGATATGCTCTACATTTTATACAAATACATCATTATCTTTAATCATTTCAAAAATGAACTAACTCTTGTTGAAATGATAAATGAAAATGAAGAGAGCGGACTCAGCCAACTAGAAACCGTTATAGAAAATAGAAACTACGCATCGTATAACTTCTCTGTAACCGGTCCGGCTACAAGTACCATTTCCGATGAAGAGCATAAAGCCAACGTACGTAAAGGAATTGCTCATTGCCTTCGTGGCGACGTATTTCAAATAGTACTTTCCCGTCGTTTTATTCAACCATATGTCGGTGACGATTTTAAAGTATACCGTGCTTTAAGAAGTATCAATCCTTCTCCTTATCTATTTTATTTCGATTTTGGCGGTTACCGCATTTTCGGCTCCTCGCCCGAAACGCACTGTAAAATTGAGGAAAGAAAGGCCTATATAGATCCTATTGCCGGAACAACCAGACGCACAGGCGACGCTTTAAAAGATAAAGAACTAACCGATGCCTTGCTAGCAGATCCAAAAGAAAACGCAGAACACGTGATGCTTGTCGACCTAGCAAGAAATGATCTGAGCCGAAATTGCCACGATGTGCGAGTTGTATTCTACAAAGAACCACAATATTACAGTCACGTTATTCATCTTGTATCTCGGGTTAGCGGCATATTGAACAAAGAAGCTAATACGATCAAATCTTTCATAGATACCTTCCCGGCAGGTACACTGAGCGGTGCCCCCAAAGTAAGAGCCATGCAGCTCATTAGTGAAATAGAACCCCATAACCGCGGAGCATATGGCGGTTGCATCGGTTTCATTGGTTTGAACGGTGATCTAAATCAAGCCATCACTATCCGCACTTTTGTTAGTCGTAACAACGAATTGTGGTTTCAGGCCGGCGGAGGAATAGTAGCTCACAGCCAAGACGAATATGAACTACAAGAAGTAAACAATAAGCTAGGAGCACTCAAAAGAGCCATAGATTTAGCTATCAACTTAAAGAACTGA
- the trpB gene encoding tryptophan synthase subunit beta: MKTYLVDKDGYYGEFGGAYVPEILYKCVEDLKNTYLDVLQSDDFKQEFEQLLRDYVGRPSPLYLAKRLSAQYGCKIYLKREDLNHTGAHKINNTIGQILLARRMGKKRIIAETGAGQHGVATATVCALMNMECIVYMGKTDVERQHINVEKMKMLGATVIPVTSGNMTLKDATNEAIRDWCCHPADTFYIIGSTVGPHPYPDMVARLQSVISEEIKKQLIEKEGREYPDYLVACVGGGSNAAGTIYHYINDERVKIVLAEAGGKGIETGMTAATIQLGKMGIIHGACTFVIQNEDGQIEEPYSISAGLDYPGIGPIHANLAAQHRATVLAINDDEAISAAYELTRLEGIIPALESAHALGALKKIDFGPKDVVVLTVSGRGDKDIETYLDNIK, from the coding sequence ATGAAGACTTATTTAGTAGACAAAGATGGTTATTACGGAGAATTTGGTGGTGCATACGTCCCTGAAATTCTTTATAAATGTGTAGAAGATTTAAAGAACACCTACCTGGATGTATTGCAGAGTGACGATTTCAAACAAGAATTTGAACAATTACTAAGAGACTATGTAGGCCGTCCCTCTCCACTCTACTTAGCCAAGCGCCTATCTGCACAATACGGGTGCAAAATATATCTAAAACGAGAAGATTTGAACCACACAGGTGCTCACAAAATTAATAATACCATAGGGCAGATATTACTCGCCAGACGCATGGGCAAAAAACGTATTATAGCCGAAACAGGAGCTGGTCAACATGGTGTGGCAACGGCTACCGTATGTGCATTAATGAACATGGAGTGCATTGTTTACATGGGAAAAACGGATGTGGAAAGACAGCACATCAATGTAGAAAAGATGAAGATGCTGGGTGCTACCGTTATTCCTGTTACTTCAGGAAACATGACGTTGAAAGATGCAACAAATGAGGCCATACGCGATTGGTGCTGCCATCCGGCAGATACGTTTTACATTATTGGCTCTACGGTAGGTCCTCATCCTTACCCCGACATGGTAGCACGACTGCAATCGGTTATCAGCGAAGAGATAAAAAAACAACTTATCGAAAAAGAAGGGCGCGAATACCCCGATTATCTGGTGGCCTGTGTAGGTGGGGGAAGCAATGCCGCCGGAACCATCTACCATTATATAAACGACGAGCGTGTAAAGATAGTATTGGCCGAAGCCGGAGGAAAAGGCATAGAAACAGGCATGACGGCTGCTACCATTCAACTTGGTAAAATGGGGATTATACATGGTGCGTGCACATTTGTTATTCAAAATGAAGACGGACAAATAGAAGAACCCTATTCCATTTCTGCCGGACTTGATTATCCGGGCATTGGGCCCATTCATGCCAATCTGGCCGCACAGCACAGGGCAACAGTCTTAGCTATTAATGATGATGAAGCTATCAGTGCCGCATACGAATTAACCCGCTTGGAAGGTATTATTCCCGCATTGGAATCAGCTCATGCACTAGGAGCCCTGAAAAAAATAGATTTCGGCCCAAAAGATGTAGTAGTGCTTACCGTATCCGGCCGTGGAGATAAAGATATAGAAACATATTTGGATAACATTAAATAA